ACCTGGATTCAGCGTTGCATTCAAGAAACCTTCACTCGAAGAGTACCGCTTCCCCGACGGAAGATTCTGGACCCGTCGGTTAGCTGCCGAGTGAGTAGGTCGCGATCTGAAGTGAGCACGGCTTCAGCTGCAATCTGCCATCATTCGTTCCTTCGCATTCATGCGGAACGATGCGCTCCGGGTGTTCGGCCGTGTTGGTCGTCCGGGGATCCTCGGCGCAGAGTTCCACGATCTGCGGTGCGGGGAGGGGAGTCGTGCCCGCGAGTTCGATGGTCAGGCAACGCTCGCGTTCGAGGTCGCGGGACAGGGCGGCCACGGTCAACTGGCTGCCGTCCTCGGAGATCGTCGCCACAGCGTCGACCAGGGGAATATCCCGCGGGATCTGAGCCCGGGGGACGCCGATCCTCTGGTTGACTACCGCAGAGTACGTTTCGGATTCCAGCGCCGCGTCGAGCACGACGGGCTGTAGCCCGAAGCGCAACTGCTTGAAGGCGTGGAAGATCGTCTGACGCACGAGCCCGTCGGGGTGAGTCAGGATCGGAGCAATCACGTTTACCGCCTGTGCCAGGCTTGCGAGTTTGACGCTCTGTGGGCGACGCAGCATCGAGAACAGAAGGCTTGCAACGACCACAGCGTCCGACTGGTCATAGACTTCTTCGATATTGGGAAACGCGAGATCCTTGTACCAGACGTTCCATTCATCGACCGCGATCGCCATGCGACGGCCGCCGATGCGGCCGTGGTATGCCAGGGAAATCGCCGCTTCGGCTTCGTCGAGTACCTCGTCCAGGAGCAACGAACTTCCGAGATGTCCCGCCAGGTCTTCGTGTCCCACGTACAAGTGAACCGCAAGAAAGTCGACGGAATCCCGCAGGGCGGAGCAGACTTCGAAGTTCCAGCGCGGGTCGGCGCCCACCGATCCGCTCGCGATCAACTGGA
This bacterium DNA region includes the following protein-coding sequences:
- a CDS encoding alpha-L-arabinofuranosidase — its product is MGDDAVLRLDSQRRLGQTDPRVWGGFVEHMGRNVYGGFYDPESRFARADGFRQDVLDAVREIGFTGLRYPGGNFNCTYDWQDGIGPTKERRRRFAPAWKQVESNEVGTDEFLPLCAELNTEPYLCVNLGTGGSTEAAAWLEYANTDRDTHFANLRRSHGFAEPWGVTLWGLGNEVDGPWNIGTKTPQQYIDVARETAKHMRLVDDSIQLIASGSVGADPRWNFEVCSALRDSVDFLAVHLYVGHEDLAGHLGSSLLLDEVLDEAEAAISLAYHGRIGGRRMAIAVDEWNVWYKDLAFPNIEEVYDQSDAVVVASLLFSMLRRPQSVKLASLAQAVNVIAPILTHPDGLVRQTIFHAFKQLRFGLQPVVLDAALESETYSAVVNQRIGVPRAQIPRDIPLVDAVATISEDGSQLTVAALSRDLERERCLTIELAGTTPLPAPQIVELCAEDPRTTNTAEHPERIVPHECEGTNDGRLQLKPCSLQIATYSLGS